Proteins from one Mesoplodon densirostris isolate mMesDen1 chromosome 1, mMesDen1 primary haplotype, whole genome shotgun sequence genomic window:
- the CPLX1 gene encoding complexin-1 yields the protein MEFVMKQALGGATKDMGKMLGGDEEKDPDAAKKEEERQEALRQEEEERKAKYAKMEAEREAMRQGIRDKYGIKKKEEREAEAQAAMEASAEGSLTRPKKAIPPGCGDEPEAEEESILDTVIKYLPGPLQDIFKK from the exons GGGCCACCAAGGACATGGGCAAGATGCTCGGGGGCGACGAGGAGAAGGACCCTGACGCCGCCAAGAAGGAGGAGGAGCGGCAGGAGGCGCTGcgacaggaggaggaggagcgcaAGGCCAAGTACGCCAAGATGGAGGCCGAGCGCGAGGCCATGCGCCAGGGCATCCGCGACAAG TACGGCATCAAGAAGAAGGAGGAGCGCGAGGCCGAGGCCCAGGCCGCCATGGAGGCCAGCGCGGAGGGCAGCCTGACGCGGCCCAAGAAGGCCATCCCGCCGGGCTGCGGGGACGAGCcggaggcagaggaggagagcATCCTGGACACGGTGATCAAGTACCTGCCCGGGCCGCTGCAGGACATATTCAAGAAGTAA